ggtttttatgtttgGTTAGAATTAGTTTGAGATTAGGGCTATATACGCTTGTATACTATATTGAGTTTGATgcacacattgcatgtctgatatgccttttagaggcttgagAAGTGCAAGAAAACGAACTGCATTTTCTGCGttttctggaaaacgcgatgaactcgctaagcaagcatgctgtgctaagcgagttcatcaatactcATTGTATGTAAGCATTCTctgaagaactcgctaagcacgcttattgcgctaagcgagttcatcctttgaggatgaacactcatcctcttgctgaactacctgtggctaagcgaggctgaatcgctaagcccaggtaacttagacattttttttgttgatagccgCGCGTAAAGCCAAGCTTTCCTTGGCCAAGCATGATTTGTTGCGGCATCTGTTGAGCTAAGTGAGCTTCTCTCGCTAAGCTCCCAACACTTAGTGGaatttttgaagagttggtGCCACTAAGCGCAGCCTTTAAGGAGCTTAGCGCATATCCTTGCGGCAGATGTTCAGCTTAGCGGGCGCTTTTCCACTAAGCTAATTCTGCAGAATctaaatttctgcaacttccgCTAAGTGACACCACATGTCGCTAAGCGGTAGTGTTTTTTTACAAAGGCTAGCTAAGCGGTCAgtgtctttttcagttttattttttcagtttttgaaatttgaataacttgtgtCCTGATTAATTGTTTGGTTCCTTTATATGCAGATGGCTTCTAGGAAACATAAAAGTATTGGTTCAAGACCCACATCTCAGTATGACACAAGGAGATTCTCTTCCTTAGATGCTTGGACCAAATACACAGATAATGTTCTGGGGAGAAATATTTTACCTGAGAGGAAGGTAGAGCTTTATCACATTGAGCTAGATGACTTTAAGGCTGAATTGGAGAGGCGTAATTTCCATAAATGCCTCACCAATTTAGTCAATGGGAGCATAGACTTGGTTTTGGTAAAAGAGTTTTATGCAAATTTATACAGTTTTGAggatcatccaccaaagcagtcCAGAGTCAGAGGTCATTTAGTGAAGATTGATGTTGACAGTCTCAACACATTCCTGGAGACACTTGTGGTATTAGCTGAGGGAGAAACTCTACCCGCATACTCCAAATACTGCAGGTTGCCTACAGACTTCAGAGAGATAAAGGTTGCCTTATGCATACTTGGCCGAGGGTTCATCTTGAACTCTGAGGGCCATCCTAGGAAGATTCTCAGGAAGGATTTGACTACACTAGCTTAGGTGTGGAGTGTTCTCTAATACTCCAACTTGGCCCCCACATCACATACCTCTGATCTGACAGTGGACAGAGCTAGGctgatctttggcctagtctctcaCTTGGATATGAACATAGGAGCATTGATCTCTGGCCAAATGACTTCTATAGCCCAATCTAACACTTCTAGACTTGGGTTCCCTGCTCTAATCACCGCATTATGTAGAGCCAGGGGGGTTGTCTCAAATAGCCTCACTTTTGAGCGCCTGAGCCaggtcattaacttggcctacatcaggaagaacCGTTGGAACCCCGAAGATCCAACAGTTTCTATCCGAGGGGCTAGGAGGGCGAGGGCAAGGCCAGCTGAGCTTCCTTCTACTTCTGCAGCTCCTACTCCAGCATCCACTTCAGCAACCCCTTCTGTCCCAGCTCAAAAAGATTATCagcgctttgaagccatgcttcagagcattcatcagggacagatcattttactacaaagtttatAGATGATGGCACCTCCATACTCTATTCCTTCAGTAGAGCAGTTTAATGAGATGGTAGCCTAGCCCGGGACCCAACCTTCTCTTCATAAGGAAGACGAAGGTCCCACAGCCCAGGTACCTCAACATGTGGAGGATAAGTCATCTGAGGCCACCATCCCAGAGCCATTTGATATAGGAGAAGAGACAGAGGAGACACAGGTGAGACAGGTAGCTGCTGCCACACCTGAGCGATCCCTTGAGGCTACTTCAGAGCCTTCTGCGCCAATGGTAAACCTACCCTCACCTCAGCCTGCAGCAGACCCCTCCACTCCTCTTCTACAGATGCCAGAGGACCCGACTACACCAATCCTAGCTGTGGACACTTCTCCTCCAACTACTCCAGTGTTTCAGctgacagatgaggaggatggTCAGACACAGGACACTCAGGACCAGTCACAGGAATTTTGATTCATGATGatactttttgctttttgatttattattattttaattatggttttagtacaataattcctttttgttagttttatttatgaatcgttggtttgcttattctgaagcattttgaacagtttaacttGGTTTTTAATGATATAGCAGTGAAGCACTTTTATTGACTTatgaaaatggttgtatgcttttaatttaaattgaatgcatgattgtgatggaatttgtgtttcttttcatgagtttgtgcaagtgtgtatgttagacaaagaatgaacaagaatgtgaacttgcaattataattgttagtcagtaaatagattgattgtgaaagaaaagtttGAACCAAAatcggtgagagtgtgaccttaaactgtgagtgaacgactagctatgagtaataatctttgcatgaatcactgaattttagaatgaaatgtataaatgaggacatgatgaaggccatgattgtacatacacaagccttttgaccaaaaagcttaccttgaatgataattatatcctttgcaccctttttgagctgaatgattttgtcataaattgaaccctgaacttaaataattatctcctgataccttgcttagattctaggagagaatatggttcaaggcaaaatttaccccaaatttgggggtgTAAAGTCAGTTGGGatgcaaagaaaaaggtaaagcatcagcacacacaacaaataagttgtatgttaaaaaaaagaaaagaaaagaataaagtgtgatgatgtaataaggtcaaaagcaaatgaaagtgaaaagctaGTGAGCAAGCTAAGCACATGAAaaagaccattgggataagtctaggaactgtgctctcttagaatctaaacctttgaatcctggaaatgttggatcgagtgacctcggaataattaagaaggggggttgaattaattattaacgaacctttactaattaaaaatctatccttcttaatattaccaaaagtaaaagcaataattaaagtgcacaacggaaattaaaagagtagggaagaagaagacaaacacacaagatttttatactggttcggcaacaacccatgctacatccagtccccaagcgacctgcagtccttgagatttcttttcaaccttgtaaattcctttacaagcaaagatccacaagggatgtaccctcccttgttctctttgaaaaacctagtggatgtaccctccactagaactgatccacaagagatgtaccatctcttgttctcagtcacaacaacccaagtagatgtaccctctacttgtaccacaaaggatgtaccctccaatgtgttaagacaaagttctcaggcggttagtccttcgaaactttgtgaagggggaaacaaaagaattctcaggcggttagtcctttgaaatcttttgtttatgggaaatggaagaatcaaaagaattctcagactgtgtcattttgaattctttgacaagggagaagggagacacaaaagaattcaagcggatagtccttcattcttttggaaaagggagaagagagacacaaaaagaattcaggcggttagtccttggtgaattctttttggcaaagggagaagggaatgaaaaagatgaataacacaagtttttgaacaaagaacttttcttggaagagaaagttttgaacaaaaacttttagaaagatgaagagaagatgaaaccagaaagttctgaaagaaatgaaagaagatgttgaaagatagattaaaagatagaatgattgaaagagatgattgatatgaatgattttatttttgtttcatgccaaggtcacatatttatagtttcttgatgactcaagtcaaaacttgtaactcttggcaatttctttaaaactaatcactaaaaaagatatgacttttgaaagaatcttcagaaacaagtcacttgaagaaatgtgacttttggaaatgaatttttcgaaaacagtcactggtaatcgattaccataaaggtgtaatcgattacacatcaatagatgtgactcttcattttgaattttgaaaatcttaacgttttaaaaccactggtaatcgatactataatctggtaatcgattaccagagagtaaaactctttggtaatgattttgtgaaaatttcttgtgctactcaatgttttaaaaaactttttaatacttatcttgattaagtcttctcttgattcttgaatctttgagtcttgaatcttgatcttgattattcttgaatcttgaatcttcttgatgaaactttctcttgaatctttctcttgattcttgaattgttcttgacttaatcttgaaatcattctcttgggctttttgtcatcatctttgttatcatcaaaacaccttgaatcaatcttgattcatcatcatgaagcaatgaactttgcttctacaggaaaaaccaatgaatttttgtagccaagcctcactacaagcctgagaaagtccttctgattctgtttatacatttctgactttatggcatgagatgaaattcaaagattggacctcttgctagttgttattaatgaatagcttaaacacttgtgcttgagtgaaacagtagccgtgagactatggtttaagctactttccttgatatttgtcttatgcctaactccaTCTATttgttcaggttacattttattcttctctttggataactgcataccttgtgaaagacaagtgatgagggtaTTTTACTCCATTCCCTTATCATGCAATTTgtaacttttgttgcatactcctttgtacatagtcactgcatgtcattgtcacttgaggacaagtgagttgttctctttttgcttgaggacaagcaaaactgtaaatttgggggagttgttagtcggtgaaaacaactaacttttgtgtataaaacttgtataaattgtatcaaactctcccaatttatggttattttgtagtgttataagtattttctgttaagtacaggtaataaatacttagtacttccattttgtgtgtttaataataattttttctcaatttcaggttaattaggcaagctttggaaagtgCTGTTTTttaccttctcgctaagccaacatgctggcttagcgagcgtccgctaagcgcaacactcatgggctaagcgtgaggaagactctggaagaagatgagctgtacaggttcgctaagcgcaccgcttcatctcactaagcgcaccgcttcagttcatctgctaagcgagaaaggcacgcgctaagccgaaattcattaatgtgcgctaagcagtccataagtgcgctaagcgcacgagcacgaacagggccacctatttaagcatgaaatcagattttgtgaagagagtttggattgggattcagagctttgcatgtctagggtttctagagagagaaaggtccaagttccagagagttttgagagattttgctgtgtgaagatctgcagagaccagagcttgaagcaggagtcAGTTTGAAAGCTTGAGAtaagtttgtgagtgattgtgagatcctagaggtgcaGGAGACAttctcaccacttgtatttttgcaatctttcatcttgttcttctctttattgtaaagaaggcttcctggtatggaaagctaaatcctctgttggatcttccctgtaggtacctgatgtaaatatatttctatctatttaatgatgttttgtgtgttctctgtgctatctgcttttcattccagtatgcatttaccttgatcacgtagatgcatgctttgttagggtcattcaacagtggaaactggtctgactctaaagtccttgatagtacagggctaagttgtcgtactatcacgaggaatcggggtgcgataacttagttgtgtatgtgtgtcttaatgcggtcctggttgattttagtcttacaagaggaatctgcggacgatgcttgatcaagattaggctaaactatcatgaggaatcggggtttagtatcttaggagacaccataagaacacatgaacattgttagatagagaatatctttttagcatcagacacctattaggaaggccaacgtgttctctacttgtttttacacatcatttctctcgcgtgattttctttctttttgcactaatagtttatacacctgttcatattcacacttacctttacacaccagacacctatttgctgaaatagcttaccaaataacacaagttccccgagtgttcgataTTCGGTTCTTAcagttttatactacttgtgcgatccggtgcacttgtcggAAGCCAAACAACAAACAACTCCACCTCACAACTATTAGCAATCACATAATTAGACAACTCCAATGTGAAGGTATgagtttcaaattaaaattgcatCATGGTAGTTTCTTTCAAAGAGACCATGTGATGTAATATGTTGGGACTAAGATGAAGTCACAAAATACATGAAGTTACTATCTCAATAACACTCACAATCAATCATTGAAGAAAGTGAATACCATTGCTGAGAAGATGAAGTTCCATTTGTCAGGGATGAATGATTGGCAAAATGATAGAAAActcaatttgatttaatttttattttttaaatatttaaaacaaaaattaatgacgTGGAAGCCTCTGCTTACATGATTAGTGATTAGGTGTAATGACGTGAAACTCTGTGTGTCATGTTATCACTTAACGGAATATTGGATACAATCTGACCTGACGACAAATACTAAAATGAAATGCAATTTTGTCAGctgaagaaaaaattatcaatattaagtagttttttgaaaacatattaTAGTCGAGATATGAAAAACTTGattaaatgttttctttttaatatttgtatgagttaaaatttgaaagagTTTGTACAACTCtaaaagatgaaattcaaatatCGTTActaaaagaaattgaatttttttctcacattaaaattgtataaatgTTTTTTGTGTCCTTCTTCAAGCATGGACCTGGACAATCCTCTCTGAAATTCCCCCCTAACGTCGCACTGAGTGGTTTATTTCTTTCGTGATGTGATAACACATCATTGCTTTAATATATTAGGTACATAATAACACATAACAGAGGTTTACTTTTTGTCCGTGGGGTAAACACCATTACCAACTGGTGCAACTTATGCTTTCTATACGACTCTCAGCCTCAGGTTAATATTCTGCTTCGGAATTCACCTACAGCAATTGACATGGCTTAAATATAGGAGGGGCCACCCATTTTTTATGTAAGAGGTGATTCTGTccgatagaaaaaaaaaattcgagaAAGAGAAGGAGCGtaaaatatattagttatttttatttatttactttttaattatttttatttacctatctatctatttctttttttaaatttctctagaactaaatatgtatatttttttcgtTTATTTTCagtcatctttttttattttcatcctctttattatatacaaaattCTTATCGCACCAGTCTTCAGAACTAAATATCCCTTTCGCAAAGCGGAGAaaggacaagaaaaaaaagtgtcttGAAACGATGGTCATGCAACAGTGAGTCAGTACTGAAAATTGTTGGTGACCCTCCCGCTCGAGTTACCTGTTGCTTGTGCATTggctggtttttttttttttctcggcTTTGGTGTGTGAACTCCTGAAACTATCAGGGCACTCTTGTTTTGTATTCTCTACATGGAAATGTGTTTTATTCTTTTCGAAATTGTACTGTAGCTCGCAAATTCATTCCACATATAGCATCcgcattttaatttcattacttTTGCGTACCTTAACGCAATCATATTCGCCTCAATTTtgctatatatttttcttataaatattaaaatatttaaaatatgttttttataaaatttaaaatatgttttttataaaattttaaatatattttttatcctcacAAAATCTTGAAGTGTGATTTTTTTGCTCAAACCTAAG
The genomic region above belongs to Glycine max cultivar Williams 82 chromosome 14, Glycine_max_v4.0, whole genome shotgun sequence and contains:
- the LOC106795891 gene encoding proteoglycan 4-like is translated as MTSIAQSNTSRLGFPALITALCRARGVVSNSLTFERLSQVINLAYIRKNRWNPEDPTVSIRGARRARARPAELPSTSAAPTPASTSATPSPGTQPSLHKEDEGPTAQVPQHVEDKSSEATIPEPFDIGEETEETQVRQVAAATPERSLEATSEPSAPMVNLPSPQPAADPSTPLLQMPEDPTTPILAVDTSPPTTPVFQLTDEEDGQTQDTQDQSQEF